A segment of the Deltaproteobacteria bacterium genome:
TGCCAATCCATCCCCATGACGGCACCGAAGGCTTGAAACCAAAAGGGATCGCTAAGGCGTGAGAGAAACGCTGAAGTGCCGTAATCCGCGACGATCGCCTCGGTGATTGCCGTGCCGAGCTTGGTCATGCGCTCCGCGAGCCACGGCGGCACGCGGCCGCCATGCAGCGGCAGATCGGCGGTCCCGGAGCGATTCATGCCGTGATTGTATAGATAAATCGTGGGTTGCGACAGCCGGCCGGCAGATTCGGAACACCTTGCGCAAAGACGCAAAGGGCGCAAAGTTCGGAGAAAACTATTTGTGTCTTTTACTCTGCGGCCTCTGCGCCTCTGCGCGAGACAAATCTTATTCCCGCCGGCTGGTTTCCGTCGAATGTGGCGCATCCACTGGATTCGTAGTTGGAAACGAGTCGAGCGGGTCGGCCAAGCTATCGGCGAGCTGATTGGCAGCGGCGGCGCGGCGGTTGTAGCGAATCGAATCCCAAAACGCAGTGACGATAAACGCGGCGCCGATCAAACCGGTGACCGCTTCCGGAATATGGTGCACCGTGCCCAAAAACATCATGACCGCCAACGCGATGATCGCGTAAAAGGCGCCATGTTCGAGATAGCGATAGGAAGCCAAGGTTTCTTTCTCAACCAGCATGATCGTCAGGCTGCGGACAAACATGGCGCCAATGGCCAGGCCGATGGCGATGATGAAAAGATTGTTCGACAACGCAAAGGCACCGATGACACCGTCAAAACTGAAACTGGCGTCGAGAACTTCCAAATAGAGAAACGAGGCGGCGCCCGACTGGGCCACCTTGCCGGTGACCGCGGACTCGACGTTCAGCAGGGCGGAAACGCCATCGACGGCGATATACGTTATCAAACCGAAGATGCCGGCGATCATGAATTCCATGCTCTCGGCGCCGGCCAATTTGGTGGAAATATAGTAGAGCAAGAGCAACACCAGCCCCAATTCTACCGCCTCGATCCGCCCAAGCTTGGTGAGCGGGCGCTCAATGATGCCAATCCAATGCACATCTTTTTCTCGGTTGAAGAAGTGTTTGAGCCCAACCATTGCGAGAAACGCGCCGCCGAATGCGGATACCGAAACATGGGCGCTGGTCAAAATCTTAGAGTATCGGTCGGGATCCGTGGCGGCGAGCACCAACGCAGAGACCGGATCGCTGTGGATGATGATGGCGACAATGAGCAGCGGAAAAACAATGCGCATGCCGAACACGGCGATGGCGATGCCCCACGTGATAAAGCGCCGCCGCCACACCGGCGTCATTTTTTTAGAACCACCGCGTTGACGACGGCGTTGTCGAACGACAGCGAGACTTCAAGGATCGCGAGCACGGCGACGATGAAGACCACCGACAGAGCGTGGGTCCAACTATGGCTTGTACTCCAACCAATGAACCCGCCAGCCACCAAACCGGCAAACGTAACGACAAACGAATGACGAAAGTAACCCATATGTAAAGCTCAGCACACTCTTGCATAACGTGATCGGGCTTTGCAAGTCCGAGGCGCGCTAGCGTCGCAGCAACCAACGGGTCCCGGGGATGTGTATATTGCTGCTGTCCTGTTGACTCCTCCAATGCCTATGTTGTACGCAGTCACATAGGCATAGGAGTTGTACCGTGGTCCTAGTCCTCAAGAATGATCAGATGGAAAACCTCGTGCCCATGAACGAGGAGATCGCCGCCATCGAGCAGGCATTTGTAGAATTGGGTGCCGGCAAGGCGATGATCGCGCCGCGCGCGCGGCTGCGCACGCCCTGGAAAGAAGAAGGCGGCCAATACTATTTCAACAATATAATGGGCTTAGTGCCGGGCATGAAGTCGATGGCGCTGCGCATCGACTCGAGCTTTTCCAAAGAGATTCAGGTCGAAGGCAGCAAACGGCGCGTTTACCCGGGCGACTTCATCGGACTGGTGATGCTCTTCGACATGGATACCTGCAATATTTTGGCGATCATGGACGATCATTTCATCTCGACGCTGCGCGTCGGCGCCACCAGCGCGGTGGCGAGCAAGTATCTCGCCCGCAAAGACGCAAAAGTCATGGCGCTGCTCGGCTCCGGTGAGCAAGCGAAAACTCAAGTCACCGCCCACGCCTGCGTCAGGAATCTAACTAAAGTCAAAGTCTTCAGCCCGACGAAAGCCAATCGGGAAAAGTTCGCCAAAGAGCTGAGCGCTGAAACCGGCATCGAAGTGGTCGCGGTGAATTCCGCCGAAGACGCGATCCGCGGCAGCGACATCGTCACGGCGGCGACCAACACCGTCGATCCGGTCATCCAGGGCAAATGGGTTGAGCCGGGCATGCACTTAAACAGCATCGTCGGCGGCGACGGCTTTTTGCCGCGCAAAGAGCTCGACGACGAAGCGGTAATGAAATCGAACTTGATCGTCGTTGGTTACAAACCGCAAATCTTTCTCGACAAACAGGCCGAGTTTCACGACCGGCTGGAACGTGGCTTGGTCAAAGCCGAAGACCTACACGAGTTAGGAGAATTGTTGAACGGCAAATGCCGCGGCCGCGAAAGCGAAAAAGAGATCACCTTTTTTAAGAACAACACCGGCATGGGCATCCAGTTCGCAGCGACGGCGCGCTTGATGTATGAAAAAGCCAAGGCAAAAGGCATCGGCGCCGAGCTGCCGCTGGAATTGTTTATGACCCAGCGCGGCGATAAGTTGTTCTCACCGTAAAAGGAAATCATGAAAGCGGAAAACGGAAAACGGAAAATTCGGATCACTGCTCATTGAGCGAAGCGACTAGAGTTAAGAAGGAGCAAGGTTATGCGCGATTGGGAAGTTTTCATACCTGAAGAAGAACGACGCGTTTACGACAAGGCCGGCTACAAGGGCAAAGAAAAGTTCGGCATCAACCCGGCGCTGATCATCATCGACGTCATCACCGGTTTCACTGGCACCAAACCGATGCCGGTGATGGAAGCCATCGATGAATTCCCGACGAGCTGCGGTCAAGTCGCCTGGGACGCGCTGCCGAAGATCAAAGAATTGCTGCATGCCTGCCGCGACGCGCAGATTCCGGTGGTCTATTCGACCAGCGATCCGGAATTCAAAGCGGCCTTCGGCAACGCGACGAAGCGCGGCACGGACAAGACCGATTTTGAAAAGCTCGCTGTCGAATTTCCCGAGATGATCAAGCCGCGCGACGATGAATTCATCGTGCGCAAAGCCAGAGCCAGCGCGTTCTTTGGCACGCACTTGATCACCTATCTCGTGCGCAAAAACATCGACACATTACTAATTGCCGGCACCAGCACCTGCGGCTGCGTGCGCGGCACGGTGCTCGATGGATATTCGTATGGCTATCCGGTATTTCCGGTTGAAGAATGCATCTTCGATCGCTCGCGCACATCGCACTTGGTCAACCTCTTCGAGATGAACGCCAAATACGCTTCGGTCATCCAGCTCTCCGAAGCGCTCGACTACGTCGGCAAGATCAAACGGATGGAAGGCCGAAAGACACTGGCGAGCTAACCGAATAATCACTCACCACGAAGGACTCGAAGTGCACGAAGGTTTCAGACGAGCAATTTTCCGAACTTCGTGTTCTTCGTGGTGTAATCAGTTCTTCGACTCGGCTACGACCGCCGAGTTGTAAGGAGAAGACCCTCATGGCAACCGAATCCCCTTTCGTCGATCAAGAATATTCAGACCGCTACGCCCGCGCCCAAGCGCTGATGCAGCGCGACGGCCTCGACGCGCTGGTGGTCTCCGAGAAAAACAACTACTGGTACTTCAGCGGCCTGATCAGCTACCAGCTCGATCACATCCAACGCCCGCAGATTTGCATCCTGCCGAAAACCGGCAAGCCGCTCCTGATCGTCTACGGCAACGATAAAGCCAAGGCCAAGGCTCTGCCCTGGGTCGGCGAAGTGCGCTCCTACACCGACGTGCCGTTCCCGCAGGAAATGATTGCGGCGTCGATCAAAGAAATGGGCTTAGGTGAGTCCAAGCTCGGCTTCGAGTTGGGCGACGATCAACGGCTGGGCATTCCCGTTAACTATCTTTCCGGCCTCACCGAAGCTCTCCCCAAAGCGCAGATCAAAGATGGCAGCGCCGCGTTGAACGAATTGCGCACCATTAAAAGCGCTCGTGAAATTGAGTTCATGCGCAAGGCCTGTGAGATTTCCGTCAAAGCCTACGACCGCTGTTTGCCGAAACTCAAACCGGGCATGACGCGCCGCGAAGTCGCCGACAACTTGTACATCTCGATGATCGAAGAAGGCGCCCATCCGCGCCATCCGGGATTTCTAATGTTGAACTCGTCGACCCGCTACGACGACCGCGTCTACAAAAAGGGCGACCGCATGATCGCCGACTTCGGCGCCTGCTACGAAGGCTACTACGGCGACATTACGAGAATGGCGATCTTCGGCGCACCGACCGAAGAGCACAAAAAAGACCACGAAACCGCCTGCGACGTTATTGATCTCTGCTTTGAGTCGATGAAGCTCGGCACCCCGCTCGCCGAAGTCTCGCGCGTGGCGAATCGTGAACTAGTTAAGCGTGGCTATGAAGCCGTCGACAGCCCAAAGCGCATCGGCCACGGATTAGGCATGTCGCGCGCCGAGCCGCCGTCGCTAAACGAAGTCGAAACCGAAGTTTACCGGCCAGGAATGGTGCTCGCGTTGGAGCCCAAAGTGCGCTCGAAAACCAGCGCCGTGCATTTGGAAGAAGACGTATTGATAACGGAAAAGGGGCAGGAATTCCTAACCACGGGTTGCCGCCGCCTAGACGTGATCAAATAATTGCTCAACAACGGCTGTTGTGGGGGCGACCGGCTGGCGCGCCCGCGCCCCGAACTCTGCGCCCTCCGCGCCTCAGCGCGAGAAAAATCCGAGGAACTAACATGAACCAAAAAGGCATCCTCTACCTCTCCAACGACGACGTAAAAAAAGTCCTCGACTTGGGCCGTGCCATCGAGATCACCGAGCAAGCGCTGCGCGATCACAGCGAAGGCCGGGTCATCTGGTCGACGCCGGAAGACTTCGCCATCAAACCCGACGAAGGCTGGCAGTCCTGGGTCACCGGTTGCGCGCTCAAAACTTCCCCCGTGGCCGGCTTTCGCATCCGGTCGATCAAAGCCGCCGGCGGCAGCCGCGACGTGTCGCGCCCACCGCGCGGGCCGCGCCGCGTGTTGATTCTCAGCGACCTCGAAGGCGGCGAGATCGTCGCCTTCATGGACGAAGACTGGTGCCACGCCGTGCGCACCGCCGCCGCAGCCACGGTAGCTATGCGCGTGCTGGCGCGCAAAGGCGCCAGCACCATGGCCATGCTCGGCGCCGGCGACACGGCCCGCGCCGCCGTGCCGGTGATGGCCAAGGCATTCAACCTAAAAGAAATACGCGTCACCTCGCGCACGCCCGAGTCGCGGCAGAACTATGCGAAAGAAGTCGGCAAAGAGTACGGCTTGAACATTAAGCCGGTGGAGTCGACGGAGGAAGCGTTAAAAGACGCTGATGTCGTAATCTCCGCGACAACAACTTCGACGCCATTCGTCAAAGAGTCCTGGCTCGGCGAAGGCATCACCGTCTACTCCATCGGCAAGCACCAGGAAATGGAAAGCTCGATCTACAAAAACGCCGACAAGTTCGTCGTCGACAGCTGGCTCCATTGCAAAAACAAATCCGACATGCAGCGCATGCTCAAAGAAAATTATCTGAGCGAAAAAGACCTCTACGCCGAGCTGCCCGAGCTACTTTCAGGAAAGAAAGCCAGCCGCCAGTCAGACAAAGAACGGGTCTTCATCCGCGCCATTGGTCTCGTCAATCAAGACATCGCCATGGCGAACACGATCTATCAGAGCGCATTGGAGAAGGGTATCGGGACGAGATTGCCTTACTGACTTTGATTCCCTGATTCGATTCTCAGACGAGAAAACAATCCACAACTCGTGCAAGGGCGACCAATTCCGACTGCCTCTCCCTCTGGGAGAGGATAGAGGTGAGGGCGCGTTGTGGCACGATCCTGCCGCGCTTCGATCTACCCCCCCGCGCGTAACCCATTCCCGTGCTTGGCGATCATCGCCTCGAAATCATCCACTGCCGTATTCACGTCCATGGCCCGCACGCCATAGATGTCCCCGTGCGACGCGGGAAAAGGCTCGATGCCTTGCTGGAGCTCGCGCGCCAGATTCATCAGCCGGCGCCGCGCCGTGATGATCGCGAGGTCACTGGTGCCGAGGTGCTCTTTCCGGCGGTCGTAGACCGGACCCATGCTTTCCTGTATCGCGCGATCCTGATCGTTGACGCCCCAGATTCCTGTGTAGCTCGTCGCGCGTTGGATTTTACGATCGAGCAGATAGTCGTTCTCCATGTTGCGCTTCGGAATGAACGTGCCAGGGATCAGCTCAGGCGGAAACGAGCGGCCCGTGCGGCGCGGCTCGATGTCCTTTTCGGTCAACGGCCGCTCGGGGTGGTAGGAAATGTAAAACGTCATCGTGCGATGGTCGTCCACCGGAATCCAGGCCCGTCCGCCGGCTGGAAACCGTATGAACGGGATCAGGCTATAGGTCGGCAGCAAAGCCTGGGTGACGCGCCAATTGTAGGTGCCCTCGCCCACGGTGCGACGGGCGCCGTAGCGAAAGCCGTAGTCGGTGTCGTTCACGATGATCTTGGGCGACCTGTCCAGCGCCTTCTGCCGCGGATCGATGGCGCTGCCGTCGCCATTGGGCGAAGCCGCCGGGTCGAGATACGTGTGCAGGAACGATGCGTGGGAGCTGTCGATGTCGCCTTCGTACCCCTGTAGGAAGTTGGTCTCCTGATACCACTTCGACACCGAGCGGTGACTATCGGGGACTTGAGTCCACTCCAACTTGGGTAGCTCGGCGTGGAGATGTTGGGGACCCATGTAAACCCAGATCAGGCCGCCGTGCAGCGCCGTCGGGTAAGATGTAATGTGGATTTTGTCTTTGAAGTTGCTCTCGGCCGGTTCCGAAGGCATGTCGACGCAGTTGCCGGCGACGTCAAACTTCCAGCCATGATAGACACAGCGAATGCCGCACTCCTCGTTGCGCCCAAAATAGAGCGACGCGCCCCGGTGCGGGCAGTGCGCCTCGACGACGCCGATTTCGCCGTTTGAGTCGCGAAACGCGACGAGGTCCTCACCCAACAGCCGCAAGCGCACAGGCGGGCAATCCGCCTCGGGCAACTCCTCAGGCAGCATCGCTGGCAGCCAGAAGCGCCGAAACAGCTCGCCCATGGGCGTCCCTGGCCCGACCCGACACGCAAATTCGTTGTCTTCTCTGGTTAACACCGCACCTCCCGTGCGAGGAACTTTCTGACCGGGGATTTATCGCCGAACCGGCGAGGCTGTCAAACGTCGGAGGTTTGGCTGAATTGCGTTGGCGTACTCATGGCAAATCGTAGCCGCGCTGCCTGCACACTATATGATTAGCTGTCGGCGCCTATCTGATCTGAAAGATCTCGCGCCAGAGTTTCTGATACTTCGGATAATCCTTGCCGTCCTCGACGCCTAGGAAATAAACCTTCGTCGGTCGGCTTTTTTCCACCGGCTCAACCTTCGGATGAGCCGGCGTCTCGCCGGCCTGGGCGTAAACCTTCTGACCTTCTTCGCTAATCAGCCAGCGTGCCCAGAGTAGCGCGGCGTTGGGATGCCGCGAATCTCTTAGCACCGTTACGGTGCCGCCAACGTGGCCGACCCCTTCGGAGAACATCATTTGCAGCGGGCTGCCTTGCTTGACGCGCGGTGGAAAATGATGGCCGTAGCAAGTGACACAGACATCGGCCTGGCCGGCGGCGAGCAGTTCAATCAACTGTGAGTGGCCGCGGTGGAATTCGGGATTGTTCGCGGCGATCTTCTTGAAAAGTTCGACGGCTTTTTCGTCGCTGTTGTATTTGTACTTGGCGAGGCCCATGAGCAACTGAAAGTCACGCGGTTCCGCTGCCAAGCGTTTATTCCAGCGAGGGTCCGCGAAATCTTCGAACTGCTTGGGCTCTTCGCCTTTCTTCACCCGAGCAGTATTCCAGCCAGCGACGAAATATTCCGTATCCGTCGCCACCCAATAACTGCCCTTCATGCCGGCCGGATACGCCGCTGCTTCGGGCAGGTTGATGTCGTTCAACAGGTTCTGTTCCTTTAATTGCTGCAAATAAACCTGCGTACCGCCAAAGACGTCGCCAAGCACCTTGCCGCCGCGCGCCTCGGTAATCGCGCGCGCGACCAGTTTGTCGGAGGTCGCATCGACATGCTCGATGGTGATACCTGGAAAACGTTTGCGAAACGCCGGAAACACAACCTCCTCGGTCTTTGCCGACAGCGGAGCGTAAATCGAAACTTTCCCCTCTTTC
Coding sequences within it:
- a CDS encoding ornithine cyclodeaminase family protein, with the protein product MVLVLKNDQMENLVPMNEEIAAIEQAFVELGAGKAMIAPRARLRTPWKEEGGQYYFNNIMGLVPGMKSMALRIDSSFSKEIQVEGSKRRVYPGDFIGLVMLFDMDTCNILAIMDDHFISTLRVGATSAVASKYLARKDAKVMALLGSGEQAKTQVTAHACVRNLTKVKVFSPTKANREKFAKELSAETGIEVVAVNSAEDAIRGSDIVTAATNTVDPVIQGKWVEPGMHLNSIVGGDGFLPRKELDDEAVMKSNLIVVGYKPQIFLDKQAEFHDRLERGLVKAEDLHELGELLNGKCRGRESEKEITFFKNNTGMGIQFAATARLMYEKAKAKGIGAELPLELFMTQRGDKLFSP
- a CDS encoding isochorismatase family protein; this encodes MRDWEVFIPEEERRVYDKAGYKGKEKFGINPALIIIDVITGFTGTKPMPVMEAIDEFPTSCGQVAWDALPKIKELLHACRDAQIPVVYSTSDPEFKAAFGNATKRGTDKTDFEKLAVEFPEMIKPRDDEFIVRKARASAFFGTHLITYLVRKNIDTLLIAGTSTCGCVRGTVLDGYSYGYPVFPVEECIFDRSRTSHLVNLFEMNAKYASVIQLSEALDYVGKIKRMEGRKTLAS
- a CDS encoding aminopeptidase P family protein, encoding MATESPFVDQEYSDRYARAQALMQRDGLDALVVSEKNNYWYFSGLISYQLDHIQRPQICILPKTGKPLLIVYGNDKAKAKALPWVGEVRSYTDVPFPQEMIAASIKEMGLGESKLGFELGDDQRLGIPVNYLSGLTEALPKAQIKDGSAALNELRTIKSAREIEFMRKACEISVKAYDRCLPKLKPGMTRREVADNLYISMIEEGAHPRHPGFLMLNSSTRYDDRVYKKGDRMIADFGACYEGYYGDITRMAIFGAPTEEHKKDHETACDVIDLCFESMKLGTPLAEVSRVANRELVKRGYEAVDSPKRIGHGLGMSRAEPPSLNEVETEVYRPGMVLALEPKVRSKTSAVHLEEDVLITEKGQEFLTTGCRRLDVIK
- a CDS encoding ornithine cyclodeaminase family protein — translated: MNQKGILYLSNDDVKKVLDLGRAIEITEQALRDHSEGRVIWSTPEDFAIKPDEGWQSWVTGCALKTSPVAGFRIRSIKAAGGSRDVSRPPRGPRRVLILSDLEGGEIVAFMDEDWCHAVRTAAAATVAMRVLARKGASTMAMLGAGDTARAAVPVMAKAFNLKEIRVTSRTPESRQNYAKEVGKEYGLNIKPVESTEEALKDADVVISATTTSTPFVKESWLGEGITVYSIGKHQEMESSIYKNADKFVVDSWLHCKNKSDMQRMLKENYLSEKDLYAELPELLSGKKASRQSDKERVFIRAIGLVNQDIAMANTIYQSALEKGIGTRLPY
- a CDS encoding Rieske 2Fe-2S domain-containing protein, with the translated sequence MLTREDNEFACRVGPGTPMGELFRRFWLPAMLPEELPEADCPPVRLRLLGEDLVAFRDSNGEIGVVEAHCPHRGASLYFGRNEECGIRCVYHGWKFDVAGNCVDMPSEPAESNFKDKIHITSYPTALHGGLIWVYMGPQHLHAELPKLEWTQVPDSHRSVSKWYQETNFLQGYEGDIDSSHASFLHTYLDPAASPNGDGSAIDPRQKALDRSPKIIVNDTDYGFRYGARRTVGEGTYNWRVTQALLPTYSLIPFIRFPAGGRAWIPVDDHRTMTFYISYHPERPLTEKDIEPRRTGRSFPPELIPGTFIPKRNMENDYLLDRKIQRATSYTGIWGVNDQDRAIQESMGPVYDRRKEHLGTSDLAIITARRRLMNLARELQQGIEPFPASHGDIYGVRAMDVNTAVDDFEAMIAKHGNGLRAGG
- a CDS encoding ABC transporter substrate-binding protein, producing MDNGKLIMSESDFGGVVMTLGRLFVSLLVLALLFPSFGGAQSLDELYQRARKEGKVSIYAPLSAKTEEVVFPAFRKRFPGITIEHVDATSDKLVARAITEARGGKVLGDVFGGTQVYLQQLKEQNLLNDINLPEAAAYPAGMKGSYWVATDTEYFVAGWNTARVKKGEEPKQFEDFADPRWNKRLAAEPRDFQLLMGLAKYKYNSDEKAVELFKKIAANNPEFHRGHSQLIELLAAGQADVCVTCYGHHFPPRVKQGSPLQMMFSEGVGHVGGTVTVLRDSRHPNAALLWARWLISEEGQKVYAQAGETPAHPKVEPVEKSRPTKVYFLGVEDGKDYPKYQKLWREIFQIR